A region from the Armatimonadota bacterium genome encodes:
- a CDS encoding HEPN domain-containing protein, translating to MSEACWAQARANYAAAVTLLDAGVYFASVFFAQQAAEQALRAATIQQEKKIPRGHNLIQMCNALEAPLEVMNAAAELNPEFLATRSPEAVSGVPSQNYDRKSARLHLRCAQTIVDWIKESMY from the coding sequence ATGTCGGAGGCTTGCTGGGCGCAGGCACGTGCGAATTATGCCGCTGCCGTAACGCTTCTGGATGCGGGGGTGTATTTCGCCAGCGTGTTCTTCGCGCAGCAGGCGGCTGAACAGGCTCTCAGGGCGGCCACAATTCAGCAGGAGAAGAAAATCCCGCGCGGCCACAACTTGATTCAGATGTGCAATGCGCTTGAAGCTCCGCTGGAGGTTATGAATGCCGCCGCCGAACTGAACCCGGAGTTTCTCGCCACTCGCAGCCCCGAAGCCGTCTCAGGCGTGCCTTCTCAAAACTATGATCGCAAATCCGCCCGTCTGCATCTGCGCTGTGCCCAGACAATAGTCGACTGGATCAAAGAGTCGATGTACTGA